CCCCACCGCGCTCACTCCGCCTCGATGCGCCTATCCCTACCGCTGCGCGCCGTGCCTTATCCTCCGCCACCGCGACCTCAGCACGGAGATGTTTGCACTGAAagtgtatgttgcaaatgtatatttcaagtgttttagatgtatgtttcaggtgtttcatatggatattaTAAAAGTAGACCAGGAtactgcatatgttgcaagtgtttagaggtatgttgcaagtgtctattaaaaatgtttcatctgttccagacatatattgcaagtgcttttttggatgttgcatatgttacagtggctctacacatatgttgcaagcataaGTCCCAAATGTTTTATGTGTTTTAGTTGTATGTGTCCAggaagtgtttcatgttgcaagtgcagaCCGCCGTCCGCCGATGTTGGTGTCGACGAGGGCGGCAGGGCCATGCCGTGGCCATTGACGCGGGGAGGAGGCGCAGGACGTGCGAAGTCGATGTGGAAAAGACCCGCGCGATAGCTCAACAGAGGGAGTCTAAAGCGATGGAGGTTAGCGGCGCTCGATGCTTCCGCGTGGGGATTGAGCCGGGGGGGCATGGGCGAGTCATCTGAGCGTTTTGGGGTGGTCCTATGTGTGCGCGCGCGAAACGGTGCCAGCACAGGGCAGCGCGTGAATCCAAGCGAACGAGGCGGAGCAAGCGTGGTTCGGGCGCTAGCCTCTCCATAACATAACCTGATCCAAGTAACATATAATGGTACTTATAAAGCACTGATATTCTCACCTCAATGGAAAAAACACGAAAGAACAAACTACTTCATTAACTTTATGTAATCTACGCTAGAGTCAAAGACATCCGCATCAAATGGGATTTTGGGTTCACTAAAGATGGTGATGGCAACACGGAATTTCCCGATGAGTAACGACCCCCGTCCCATCCCGTCCCGTCTCTCTTCCCGTGAAAGCTCATGGGGCAAATTTTCTCTTCATCCCCGTCCCGTGCGGCGAAATTATCCCCACAGGGGACGCGTCCCTGCGTTAGTTATCAAAGACCACCCATTCACAAGCTCATAAATCACAACATATACACCACCACTCCACCAGCGAGATCCATACCGGCATGGCACCCGCACAGCCACGCTTCAAAGCTCCAATCAACAGGGAAAAAAATGCATTTTCTTGGACCAGAGAAGGGCAAaaggcaacaaaaaaaaatgTACTGTATTAGGGAACGGCTGCCGTGCTGACACCCACCGTGCAACAAACCAACCAAGGCACGCGAGAGGCAGCCGCTGGCGCGCGGGGCCCGCCCGTTTCCCCCGAGGGCCGAGGCCCGAGCCCGGTCGGTGGTGCGTTCCCATCCACCCGCTCCCGTCACGCGCTCCACACCCAGGCGCAGGCGGTGTTTTGCTTGGCCCTGGCCTGCTCCGCCCCCGCGTCGCCTCGTCGTCTGGGCCTTGCGCCTGCGCCTGCCGCCGCCTCGCCTCATTGCCTCCCCTCCCCCGTGCTGCCTGCGCTTTTGCCAGCGCGCGCCCCACCAGGCCACCACCACCAGAAAAGAAATTCCCCAATTCCGCTCCATCCCGCGCGCATCCGGATCCGCTCTGATCGAGGTGAGGCCTCTCGAATCCGCGCTAGATTCGTCGCCTGTCTCCTCACCCGAACCCGCGTGCTGAATTTTCGTTTCTACCGGGGAAATTTGGGGTGGTTGGTTGGTTGGGTGATCTTGCTTCCCCGCAGGGTGGGTTGATTTGGACTCCGTGCCTGGCTGCCTGTGAGGGCGAGGAGGAGGGCATGGACGAGTTCGAGCTGGAGGACAACCTCGAGTTCATCTTCCAGAGCATCCAGGAGCTCATGGAGGACCAGGGGGACAACAACGCCTTCGGCGACGCCAACCAGAACCAGCTCTTCGCCAGCCTCGTCAGCTACGACCAGGTCTGCTATCCATGTTTTCTTCCGTGTGTTAGATTTCATTTGGGGACTCCTGTTTTGTTGGGGGTGAAATTTTGATCCCCTCTTCTCGTTGGGCTTTTTTCCCCCCTGAGGAATGTCTCGTTTGTCTTGCAGGAGAACATGCTGCCCGACGTCTCTGCCGCCGACGTCGCTGCTGGGAAGGACATGCAGGGGATCCCGTGGGAGAAGATGCTCTTCGGTAGGGATAAGTACCGggagatgaagatgaagaacTACAAAAATTACCAGAACCTAAGTTACGCACGGGAGGATGCTTTGCAGGTACTCAACACTTGCCCGATTCCTATTTCCCCCAATCGATGTCCACCCAAATTCTTGTTTGAACCGCACAGTGTTCAACTCAGTTATTCGTAATACTCCTAGGTTGCTTCCACATAGTCATGAGTCTCTGGTACAGGCGTGGTTATATACTGTGTACTTCGTTGGCTTCATGTTTTGTTTTACATGACAACCATTGAAAAACTTTAGGGAtattgatcttctccttttttgCATTTGTGTTGCCTTTTCATGCGAATCACAAGCCAAGTTACGATAATCAAATGTCTTATGTACACAAATTTCTTCAACATATCTAACCTAATATTTAGTTGCCTCAACTTTTTAGTGGTTtaatttgctgacgtattccctTCCCGACATGGCATTTAACACtacattattatttatttctGTATGTGGAATGGGATAGATATGACATTGAAGGCCCCTTTTAGTAGGGCTCTGGATTCTTAAATCTATGTTTCTGATTCCTTTTCTCCCTACCAATTTCTTTGATGAAACAGAATCATTCTTTTtaagttaaaaaaaaaagaatcattcATTTGGCTAGTTGGTGGGTTTAGATAACAGTGGATTTCCAGTGCGTTAAGAGAACAACGTTTGAGTAGTTTCCACAGATATTGGTTGCAATTAAATTCCACAGATATTTTTCAGTGATCCAATTTTTATACATTTGGATATTTGGTACTTTGTCAATATAACCATAAGCATTCCAGCTTTGTTTTAGTATTTTGGCCCCGTCACTACTTCGAACTCATTCATATGATAGTTGTGGTACAAGAGTGAATGTGCGACTAACACCTAATCTTTTTTAATTACATTGACAATCAGTGATGGCAGTTCTGACTCCCATAACACTACAACGTGCAAACTGATGGTTCAACCTGTGATCTCGCTTGTTAGGAAAAATGACAAGATGGTGTTCATAATGATTTAGTAGCTGGCAAATACTTGACTAGAAAAGACTATTGAAAGATGGAGATCATGGAATTAGGAAGATATGAATGACAAGTTTAATATGATCATAAGCTTGCACTGCTTTGCTCAAACACAAAATACACATTTATAATCGAATACAAAAGACTATATAAAGATCACCAAATTAGGAAGAATGACGTGTCAAAGGTCATATCCATGGTTATCCGGTTCTGGGAATAAGAATATCTATCCATCTATAATTATGTAGTATCTGCTTTGTTATTTCTTTGAGATGCATATTATTTTGTTTTGGTTCGCAAAAAAACTCTTGAAAACATACTAACCATCACTACTTATCACTGTGTTACACTATACTGCTGATCTCATGTCTGAACCATATAAAAACACTACCATTCGCTGCTATAGTTCATGGGGCTGATCGTCATGGTTAGCTATGTCCAAATTTTATCTTGCAGTTCAGTTTTTTTTTCCATTCTTTctgtctttctttttttcttcctgGTGGGCAGCAGAAGGCATGGATGAACTTTAGGTAAGGTGGGTTTGGTTGGGTGCATGTGCTCATGCTGCTCATTGATGGGGATGGGTGCTAGCTTTTCATATCTACTATGGTCCGGGTGGTGGTTTGGTGGGGGCATACATCATGATCCAAAATCGATGGGTTGAGGTTGTGTGAACCTTTTTAGTTGACCTAATCTAAGCTGTACAAATTATTAAATTCCAGAAATGCTACTTAGATGTCAAAGACCATCAGTTATCACTTCTATGTGAGAGTATCTGGTTGGCTAATTGATTGCCAATCTCAAGTAGCTAATATCCACTTCCAGTACAGTATGGAATGGCAAATCTCTTAACATGTTAACATAAAAAATTTCAAATCATATTCCCGATTGTCATTGACTTATAGTTACTTAATGAACAAAACAGGGAAGAGGGATCATAATCCCTCCCTGGCATTCATGCTCCATTTCAAGAAGTGGAAAGGGCCAGGTTGTAAAAAACAAGAATGGGATCTTCACTACAGTGCTAATCAACTATTTCATGTCACATAGTAATGGGCCAAATGTGTTAGTTGAATCAGCTATTTTGCATGGACCAAGGATAACAGTCACCATTTTCTTATTGtgaatattttgaaatttaataTTCTTGGGGTACTGCTAGTCCGCCATTTCTTTGGGCTATGGATCAACCTACTTAAAGGTAAATCTGTTAGAGCAGTTTCAGATCATTACATGAGTGCTGCCCAGGGCATTAACAGCAATATGAAAGTGTTACATGCTGATTTGTTTTTGAGAGTTCATTTTTCATGTCAGAGGCCCCATCTTTTCAGTTACATTTCATACTACCCTAGTATCCTCTGCTTGCATGGTGTTCAGTAATATTTGTAAGGTGATAGAAAGTAGTTCTCCCTAGATCACTAGGTGGAAGCAAGTACACTGACTCCTGGTTATTCAATTGTTAGACTGGTTCCCATGATTTTCTTATTTACAGCTAGTGGTCACATGGACATCAGATGGACAGATATATTTACTGTTCTACTAGGTTTCATCTGTTCACCCCCAAATGATTTATGCTGAAACTCGTACATGCATTCAGTGTCATTCAATGCAGCACTGTTCAGTCTTTATTATTGAAATGTAACTTCTCTAGCTCCTTACAATCTGTTTTTGTTTCTTTCTTGATCTCTCAGGAGTGCAAACAAGTGGAGAAGGATAACCCTTACTATGATTTCCACTACAACACAAGGCGTGCTCGGCCATCAATTGTACATTTTCAGGTCTGATTTTCCTCTGTTGCATTACAGTCCAACTTTTTGAGCAAAGTTATCATCAAGCATGTTGTTTACGGgtttgtttggtttgaggaatgatTTGTCCTTGGAAGGTTGGTCCATCGCGAGGCTTATCCTATTTGTGTGGCCATTTTTTTAATGATTCTTGGCTGTCATCTTAGAAGATATAGATGTGGAAGAGAAATATAGTCTTGTTTCAATCTCATGGATAAGTAAAACAGCTTTCACTGAAACTAGTTTTTACCCAGTTTGCCAACCTTACCTTGATACTTGGAGGATAACTTAAAATTACTTTCTCGGATACTGAACATTCTGGGTTTCAACTGAATCTAGGAAAGTATTTTTTTTATGTATGTAAAAGAGAGTTACAATTTTGAACTACTTATGTGGTAGATTTTGCTTGAATTTATTAGAACCAAAAAATTTTGGTCCAAGGAAAACTTGTTTCTAGTTGTCCTTATGTTGAGCATACAGGCAAGATTTTCCTAGAACTGTCCTAAAAGTAGCTCAATGAAATATGTTTGATACTTCTGGGACTTCCATTATTCATGAGATATTAACAAGATCTTATTGAATACAAAGAATTTATGTGCATTTATCCTATGCACATTAGTATACTGCTGCCTACAATGCTATAACCGATAAACTGCCTACTTGTGTACAAGGATAAACATAACTTATTATGAAACTTCTTTTGCCTTTACGGTCTTTACTACTCCCTCCAACTTTTTATATATGATGTTAGCTAGTTCACATTTAAACTAACCAACGTCATATATAAAAGATCTGAGTAATTCTTAGCAAGTCTATGGTTCTACACTTATGCAAAAAAAGGTTATGCTGTAGATGTTGCCAAACTGTTTGCCTGTTTATGAGATTTTTGCTTCTGTATGGGGTTTCCTAATCCTTCCAATCAATTCATGTTTTTGGTCGACATGCAAGGGGTGCTGTAGCATTTGCCTAAGGGGAAATGGAAGAACTCTTTTTTATTCAAGTTTACATTAGTGCTTGTTACACACACTGAAAGCTCAAAGAGCAAATCCACATATCACATTCTCAATGATTTTTTTTGCATGATGTGTTGTGTTTCACAGCTACGGAACCTAGTATGGGCAACAACCAAACATGATGTTTATACAATGCATGATCAATCAGTGACACACTGGTCCTCACTGGAGCAGACAAGCACTGAGCTAATCAATGCTGATGATTGCATCGTCCCAAAACAGGTATACAACATTTTATATTTTCTGGTGTTCAATATTTCTGTGCAGCTTCATATTCTTTTTGGTTTGGTCTAAAGTATCCATTTTTGTTGTTGCATAGAGGGGGCATGGTTCACAGTCAGTGGCAATGGTCCAGGTCACAACAATGGCCATGGATAGTAATTTATTGGTAGTTGGTGGCTTTCAAGGGGAGCTTATATGCAAGGTATTCCTACTGCACAAATATTCTCCTACTTTGTGGTCAGTCTAGTAACTCATGCAGTAAATCTGATATATTGTTTTTGGTATTTACTAGCGCTTGGATGATGATGGGGTTGTTTACAGCACAAGGGTTACAGATGATGAAAATGCAATCACTAACTCTTTAGATATCTATCAGGATCCCAGGTAAGATTCGATGCTTTTCTGAGTCAGTTATCTTGTTCATTTTTACTTGAGTTAACAGTTTGTTTATGAAATGTATATTTCAGCGGATCTAGAAGGTTGGTGGCTGCTAACAATGACTGCTCCATTAGGATTTTTGACACCGAGTACTTTGACCTCCTCAAGCACTATGTCTTCCCTTGGTCTGTGAATGTAAGTAGGCCCTTAACTGTTTTATGCACTGTAGTTTTATCCTCTTATTTGGCTGCTAAGTTTTCTTCTCCAACAGAGTGTTTCTGTGAGCCCAAATGGGAAACTCTTTGCTGTCCTGGGAGATCATGAGGATGGTTGTGTAGTGGATCCCAAGTGTGGCAAGGTAAGTGAATGGATTGTTTTTCCTTCTATTAGTTTTCCAGGGCACGGGGCTATATCAGTATGTGGTTGATCCTAATATTCAACACTCACATATATTGTGTAGGCAATTGGTTCTCTTAGGGGTCACTTGGATTACTCATTTGCATCTGCGTGGCATCCTGATGGCAATATCGTGGCAACTGGGAGTCAAGACACTACATGCAGGCTATGGGACATCAGGAACCTATCGCAGTCGGTAGCTGTGCTTGGTGGAAGGATGGGCTCAATTCGGTGTGTCAAGTTCTCTTCAGACGGGCGTTTCCTCGCAACAGCAGAGCCTGTTGATTTTGTCCACATATACGATGCTTATGCGGACTACAGCAAATCTCACGAGATTGACTTGTTTGGTGAGATTGGAGGTTTAGCATTCAGCCCGGACACTGAGGCCTTCTATGTGGGCCTTGCGGACCAGACATACGGAGGCATGATCGAGTTCAGCAAGAGGCACCAACATCACTACTTGAACTCCTTGTGGTGATACCAACCACTGGAGCAGAAATTTGGTTTGGCAGCTGTTGGACCCCGTTGTTGCACTGTGTGCTGCAAGGAGTGCATGCGTGCATGGTCCTACAGAGGAGGATCTCATGGAAGCGTTTGCTGCTTTTAGTTTTTGGGTGCAGCACCGGGATGCATAAGTGTATAAAATTCTGGGGGGTTTCTTTCCTTGTTGCTAGTAATCTAATCTGGGTTTGTCGCTTGACTTGTGGAACTGAAGGCGGTAGCATATGTATAGCCTTTCTGTTTCTCGACACCTAACAATGTACATAGTTCGTGTCTTGAGATTATCTCCCCATTCATCGTCTGACTGAACATGGTGGAACATGATAACATGTAGTAGGTTGAAGTTTATGTTTCTATTCGAATCGGGAGCTCTGCACGACTGCAATCAAAGACTACCAGCACCTTGTATGGCGCTGTTGgtccttgcattgcataagcacgGTGGTCGGTGGTTAATTGTCCATTGACGAATGCGTCGAAGGGGAAATGTGACAGGCGACAGGCGTACTACAGGATACGCAGTTCGTTTTCTTGGCGAACACAGCTAGTAACTGGTTTAGGCTAAACATTAGCTTAAATTAGCTATAGTTGGCTAACAAGTAGTCAGATTTGGTCAAAAAATTAGCCCTCCTACGAGTAGTCTTGTTTGGATACACTAGAGCTAATTTAAACTAATTTTTAGGTAGCTAGCAATTAGCTTTTATATTCGAACAGGCTCTTAGCCAAGCGTCGCTGCTTGAGCTTTTGCATTCGTCTTTGACATACTCTCCTTTGTTCCCTGCAACCGCGGTGAGATTCACATCCACCTCTGACGAGATCGAGCTACGAAAAGTTGGGGAGCTACGAAAGTTGGGTTGGGATTTAGAAGGAAGGTTTTGTCTTGGTGCTGAGGTGGTTGGTTGGCCGAACAGTGGCATCCAGCtactggattttttttttttttgaaacgctTCTGGAGCAAGTTGTTGTTTGCCATGGCTAGTTGGCTACAGCCTGCCGGACCATTTCTATCTATGAAATGGACGAGTTTTTATGGGCTTCATGGCCACGGATATGCCGAAGCCGCGAGGAGGCCCTTAGTGGATTGAGCCCGCTAGCGCTGTTGGTGGGCCAGATAGAGGCACTGGGCAAGTTTGGGTTAGTGATGCGATCAGGAAGGACGATTGGCCTGCGACGGCGATGGAGGTGGTGGCGGGACGGCGACGTAACGGGGCTTTGGCGAGGATGGCTAGGCTAGGGAAGGACGACAGTGCGTTGCTCGGACATAACACAGGCGTCGCGTCGTCGGCTCCGTGAGGAAGAAGGAGACCGTCCATTAGAAGGACAGACGAATGAAAATATGGATGGAGATCCAAATTGAATATCGAAAATTTGGCACGGACATAGacctgttcgcttatcttatgagccgtactattttaGCGAatcaaatagtatttttctctcacaagaaATTAACGAACAGTATTTTCAATCACAAGCTTTTCAATAAAGCGAACATGCCCGTAAGATAGATGGACTCCGTTCTTTTTTGGACAGAAATGTGCAAGCCAGAGAGCAACAATCCCTTGCAGCAACAGCACAGCAGGCTGTTCTTGGCTGTCCTTCGTTCCCaactaaataaataaataaattatctcCGTAACAAGGGATCGTGGCGGACATCTTCGTTCCCCACTGCAGATGCGGCATCCGTGGGcgcatgtgcatgcatgcatcaacCCGCAACCGCTTGACAAGCTGCACTGCCAGTAGCATTGTTTTGATCAACGACAAAACCGACGCAGGGGATAAAGATTAGATTAGCGTGCTCGTAGTAGCAGAAGGCCGAGAGCAGAGCAGGTAGAAGACAGCAGAGAATCCGAGACCTGGAACcccataattttttttttctgtacgTTGAGGTCCAGCTCCCTGTGTGGCTGTGGCTGCAGCTGCGGCTGCTGATTCATGCACCTGCCTAGAGATGTGCGAATCTTGGCAGTTTCGGTGGGTGCACCAGATGCAATACGAGCTTCAAACCAACGCTTGAAGGTATTGAGAGACGTGGAGGAACATGTGCAGTGTGAATGCATCTCTCGCAGTCGCAAAAGTCGGCTTGGAATGGATAGTTACCCGTTTCTCCGGGGAAAAAATGTGTTTAACACTAGGGTGGGTATATGAATATGGATAATtaggcttataagccggcttatcaatcatgctacagtatttttctctcccaacaaattagTCGTATAAATCAGCACAAGTGGCTTATAGACCAGCCGAAAAAAGCCTTAATACATGTCCTATATCTTGGATATCTTGAGTCTTATTTTCGATACAGATGGATATCAATATCTCATACATTCTATAATATGTGTATCCATTATCAACTCCAAATCCCAAACAAAAGAGAACTCTTTATATTCCGTAtccctaagagcatctccactgTTTTTGCTTCAGTTTCTGGAGAAAAAGATATATTTTTATGGCTTCGGTTTGTAGAGAAAATGGCTTGGGCTCCaccgttttattttttttattattttttgctTATTTTAGCTTCACAAGTTGTTCTCGCGTGTGCATGctttgtagggcttttatttaaACCAGTAGAGAAGCGCCAACAAAAATCTTACTAAAAGAAACTTATAGTGCTTTTTAATTTAGGGATATGCCATATTTCAGATGTCTGAAATATAGTAGTTTTTCAAGCAACAGTCGTATTCCTAACTATTAGTATTCCCTCATG
This DNA window, taken from Miscanthus floridulus cultivar M001 chromosome 13, ASM1932011v1, whole genome shotgun sequence, encodes the following:
- the LOC136500953 gene encoding uncharacterized WD repeat-containing protein C2A9.03-like, giving the protein MDEFELEDNLEFIFQSIQELMEDQGDNNAFGDANQNQLFASLVSYDQENMLPDVSAADVAAGKDMQGIPWEKMLFGRDKYREMKMKNYKNYQNLSYAREDALQECKQVEKDNPYYDFHYNTRRARPSIVHFQLRNLVWATTKHDVYTMHDQSVTHWSSLEQTSTELINADDCIVPKQRGHGSQSVAMVQVTTMAMDSNLLVVGGFQGELICKRLDDDGVVYSTRVTDDENAITNSLDIYQDPSGSRRLVAANNDCSIRIFDTEYFDLLKHYVFPWSVNSVSVSPNGKLFAVLGDHEDGCVVDPKCGKAIGSLRGHLDYSFASAWHPDGNIVATGSQDTTCRLWDIRNLSQSVAVLGGRMGSIRCVKFSSDGRFLATAEPVDFVHIYDAYADYSKSHEIDLFGEIGGLAFSPDTEAFYVGLADQTYGGMIEFSKRHQHHYLNSLW